Part of the Candidatus Methylomirabilota bacterium genome is shown below.
ACCGGCGACCGGAAGATCCTGCCGCTGCTCGAGGCCCTCCGCGAGGGCAGCGTGTTCGTGCGCCCGCTCCCCGGCGGCAAGAAGGAGACCGTCATCGCCGGGGACAAGGTGACGGACGGCGACAAGACCCTGGTGCCCCTGTTCAGCGCGTACGCGCGGGAGCCCCTTCCGGGGCCCGACGGCAAGCCCCTCCTCGTGGACATCGGCACATTGGAAGAAGTCTCCACGGGGCGCAGCCTGCGTCTGGCCATTCGTCCCCTCATCGACGCCTTCTCCGGTCACGCGCAGCTCGCCGATCCCGACTGGACGGTGCGCAAGGCGGCGGCCACCAAGATGGGCAACGCGGGCGATCCCGGCGCTATCCCGACCCTGACGGAGGCGCTGGGCAGGGAGCAGGACCGCTGGGTGCGTTACGAGCTCGAGCAGGCGGTCGCGCAGATCCGGCTCAAGACGGGCAGCGATCCGGAGCGTGCGGCGGCGGCGGCCAAGCTGGGCGCTCTCGCCAGCGAGGACTCGCTGGATCGACTGCGCGAGGTTGCGGCCGACGCGGGAGCGGCCGCCCCGGTGCGGCAGGCCGCCGCCGAGGCGGTGAAACGGGTGGAGCGCTGGGCCCTCCTCACCTCGGCCATCCAGATCGGCTTCCAGGGGCTGTCCCTCGGCTCCATCCTGCTCCTGATGGCGCTGGGGCTCGCCATCGTGTTCGGTCTCATGGGCGTGATCAACATGGCCCACGGCGAGCTGATGGCGCTCGGGGCCTACACGACCTTCGTCATCCAGGGCTGGTTCCAGGCGCATGCGCCGGGGGCATTCGACTACTATTTCCCCGTCTCGCTGCCGCTCGCCTTCCTCGTCTCCGCCGCCGCCGGCTTCGCTCTCGAGCGCGGCGTCATCCGTTTCCTCTATGGGCGGCCCCTCGAGACGCTGCTCCTCACCTGGGGCGTGAGCCTCATGATCCAGCAAGGCCTGCGCCTCTGGTTCGGCGCGGCCAACGTGGACGTGCTCTCGCCGAGG
Proteins encoded:
- the urtB gene encoding urea ABC transporter permease subunit UrtB, with amino-acid sequence MAYVLLVLLLLSGLAAPAAAQAPAAAAPPPEIAKAIAEVASSDGAAQEAAAVTLGKTGDRKILPLLEALREGSVFVRPLPGGKKETVIAGDKVTDGDKTLVPLFSAYAREPLPGPDGKPLLVDIGTLEEVSTGRSLRLAIRPLIDAFSGHAQLADPDWTVRKAAATKMGNAGDPGAIPTLTEALGREQDRWVRYELEQAVAQIRLKTGSDPERAAAAAKLGALASEDSLDRLREVAADAGAAAPVRQAAAEAVKRVERWALLTSAIQIGFQGLSLGSILLLMALGLAIVFGLMGVINMAHGELMALGAYTTFVIQGWFQAHAPGAFDYYFPVSLPLAFLVSAAAGFALERGVIRFLYGRPLETLLLTWGVSLMIQQGLRLWFGAANVDVLSPRWLSGGIPVMVGLQLPYNRLFIVGLAVVAVVGMYLVLFRTDAGLRIRAVTQNRGMAACLGVRSRRVDAFTFALGAGLAGLAGCALTQIGNVGPELGQNYIVDSFMVVVSGGGGQLAGTIVAAAGIGGLNKLIEPGLGAVFGKVAILVLVILFIQRRPSGLFAAKGRYADS